The Novibacillus thermophilus genome segment TGACCAGAGCCAGTGTAGCGCCGAAAACGGCCGTCATAGATCCGGTGAAACGGGCCCGCTGTTCTTGGGTCCGGGCGACGGCGAAATCCGAGTAGACCAAGGGAACCGGTAAGACAAACCAACTGCTCCCAGTCTGAACCACGACGGGAACGACCCACAGCGACTGCAACATTACTGCCCCCACGTGCTTCCCCCGGTGGGGCATTAAAACAGGACAATAAGATCGACCGGCCTCCCACACGGTGAGCAAACCGCCTAACACAGTGAGCACAGCGGTGAACATGAGCAGATTTTGAACATCTAGCGTCTGCAGTGAAAGCAATGCCGACTGGATGGCAGAAGGAACGGCAGTCAGCTCGATCCGCTGACAGATGAGGGCCAGCACACTCGTCGCTCCCGCCACATAACTGAAACCCATCCACCTTACGCGAAAGAGACCGAGTACGACAGCAGCCGTCCCCAGCCACCACCCGTGGACGGCCTTTATGCCGGCATCCCAGTCAAACGACAGCATGACGGCCGAAACGGCTGCACCGACGGCGAGTGCTGACACCATGCGCCTTGTCACCAGACTCCCGGGTGACAAGAGACTGATCCCAAAGAAGCGGCGGTGCCACGCCCGCAGGCGAAAGCCATGCCAGATGACGAACATTAGTGCGACGTAAAGGTAAGGGTTCAGAAAAGTGTCCATGGCGGCCTCCTAAAAACGAAGATACTTACACTTTTCATGACAGCGTAAGTATCTTCGACACACGTTAGATCGTTTCCTGCAGGTTACAATCTTTTTTTCAATTCGTCAACAGCGCGCTGTAACATCACGTCGTTTTCCGGATTGCGAATCAATTCCACCAGTTGTTCCTGCAGTTTCAGTGCAGTTGGCTTGTCAATGGCACCTGTCTGCTTAAGGTTGTGATCGCGTTGAAAAGTTTCGACTGCACTCTCTGTCTCAGCGTCAAAGTACCCGTCCGTACGTCCCGTGTCGTATCCAAGCCCTTCGAGGATCAGTTGAGCGCCGCGCACCTGTTCCGAATTGTCATCCCGTTTCCACTCCTCCTCTGCAGAAGGGGGAGTCGCCTCGTAATAGGGAGGGTACGTGACTTTAATGTCCGGCTGCACCCCTTTTTCGTGTACCCAGTTTTGATCAGGGGTCAGCCATTTGGCAATGGTGTACTTCAGATTGCTGTTGTCTTTGAAGTCCCGTGTCGTCTGTACGGTCCCCTTGCCGAAAGACGGTTCTCCGATCAGCGTATATCCGCCAGCTTCTTTTAAAGCAGCCGCCAAAATTTCGGAGGCACTCGCGCTTCCCCGATCGATCAACACGACGATCGGGTACGGTTTTTTTCCGTCCAGCGACGACTTCGTCGCTTTTTTGTTTCCGTCCCGGTCCTCGATCCACAAGATGGGCCTTCCTTCTGGAACGAGCAGGTTGCTGATCTCTTCAACGGCAGCCAAATACCCTCCAGGGTTTCCGCGCAAATCGATAATCAAGCCTTGCATGTTTTGTCCTTCCAGCTGTTTTAAACTGGCAGCAAAGTCTTCTGCCGTTTTCTCAGCAAAATTGGACAGACGTATCTTTCCGATGTTGTGGTCCAACATGTCAGAGGATACCGTTTCTAGAGGAATTTCGTCGCGGGTGACAGTAATTTTCAGCGGAGTGGAACTTCCAGAGCGCAGAATCTCCAACTCCACCTCTGTCCCTTTCGGTCCGCGAATTTTTGCAACGGACTCGTTTAGCGTCAGCCCTTCCAAACTTTCCCCATCTACACGCAACACTTGATCATTTGGGCGCAGACCTGCTTTTTCCGCCGGCGACCCGTCGATAGGAGCGACAATGGTAACTCTGCCATCTTGCATCGTCACTTCAGCGCCGATGCCTTCAAAAGACGATTCCAGTGACGAGTGAAAGTGGTCGGCTGCTTCGGGATCCATGTACTCGGAATAAGGGTCCCCGAGGGATTCCACCATTCCCTGAATGGCACCGTCAATCAGCTTCGCCGAATCCACTTCGTGCAAGTAATTCTTTTGCAGCAGCTCATACGTTTCTTCCAGTTTGTCAAATTCTTCCTCCAAATCGCGATCCACCGGGCTGCCCGATTCGGACAGACTGGAGAAAACGCTCGCTTCCCGAAGCCACGATCCGTCTGACAAGACAGCCATTGTGACCAATGCCGTCAGGACTATCGAAAGAATGACGAACAAAAAAGCCGTTCGCCCCCGTACATACATCCGCCTTGCACCACCTTTAACAGTCTGCTCCCAGTATATGTAGAGCTCGACTATATTATAAAAACACTTTAACAGTGACGCGACGATTTCTCAAGGGCGAACCTTTACCAGGAGATCTACTTTAAATAGTTCATTGGATTAACGGCTGTACTGCCTTTTAGCACTTCAAAGTGCAAGTGCGGGCCCGTTGAGCGGCCAGCGTTACCGACTTTCGCAATTTGTTGGCCCCGTTTGACGCTTTGACCCGGGGACACGAGAATCCCGTCGGCGTACATGTGGGCGTACAGCGTCGACAATCCGTTCCCGTGGGCAATCATGATGCGGTTACCGTAACCGCTGGACGGGCCTGCTGCCGTCACCACGCCGTCCGCAGCGGCGTAAATTGGTGTGCCGACTGGAGCGGCGATGTCAATCCCTTTGTGCATGCGGCCGTTCCGGGGACCGTAAGGAGAGGAGAGCCTTCCGTTCACAGGCCACGCCAGCGTCCCGCCAGAATCGCGAAAGGCCGCCCCGCTGCCTCCTCCGACACCGGACGAAGGCGATTGCTGCCGCTGCTGCGCTTCAACTTTTGCTGCCAACTGGGCCGCAAGCTCCCGTTCGCGTTGCGCCTCTTTCTCACTGATCTCTTCCAGTTCCGCGTGCTCCCTTTTAAGACTGGCAAGGGCCGTTTCCTTTTCCTTTTGCTTTTGAGCCAACAGTTCCCGCTGTTCTTCAGCCTCGGCCCGCAGCGTGTTCAACTTGGCGAGCGACGATTCAATCGTCTGTTTCGCTTTTGCGA includes the following:
- a CDS encoding murein hydrolase activator EnvC family protein; this translates as MKKKLLPLAAATTLMVSLTAPSWTAAGSVNDDIKELRQNVKEKQERQKELKQQLKQNERKQESIQSELDQLEESLEETREKIRQLNDDIAKTEAELEEARQKLKEAEARVQKRDKLFKERVRLMYENGQVSYLEVLLGAENFSDFLARFESIQTIMKQDKDLLEEQKRDRDLIAKAKQTIESSLAKLNTLRAEAEEQRELLAQKQKEKETALASLKREHAELEEISEKEAQRERELAAQLAAKVEAQQRQQSPSSGVGGGSGAAFRDSGGTLAWPVNGRLSSPYGPRNGRMHKGIDIAAPVGTPIYAAADGVVTAAGPSSGYGNRIMIAHGNGLSTLYAHMYADGILVSPGQSVKRGQQIAKVGNAGRSTGPHLHFEVLKGSTAVNPMNYLK
- a CDS encoding S41 family peptidase, which codes for MYVRGRTAFLFVILSIVLTALVTMAVLSDGSWLREASVFSSLSESGSPVDRDLEEEFDKLEETYELLQKNYLHEVDSAKLIDGAIQGMVESLGDPYSEYMDPEAADHFHSSLESSFEGIGAEVTMQDGRVTIVAPIDGSPAEKAGLRPNDQVLRVDGESLEGLTLNESVAKIRGPKGTEVELEILRSGSSTPLKITVTRDEIPLETVSSDMLDHNIGKIRLSNFAEKTAEDFAASLKQLEGQNMQGLIIDLRGNPGGYLAAVEEISNLLVPEGRPILWIEDRDGNKKATKSSLDGKKPYPIVVLIDRGSASASEILAAALKEAGGYTLIGEPSFGKGTVQTTRDFKDNSNLKYTIAKWLTPDQNWVHEKGVQPDIKVTYPPYYEATPPSAEEEWKRDDNSEQVRGAQLILEGLGYDTGRTDGYFDAETESAVETFQRDHNLKQTGAIDKPTALKLQEQLVELIRNPENDVMLQRAVDELKKRL
- a CDS encoding PDZ domain-containing protein, producing MDTFLNPYLYVALMFVIWHGFRLRAWHRRFFGISLLSPGSLVTRRMVSALAVGAAVSAVMLSFDWDAGIKAVHGWWLGTAAVVLGLFRVRWMGFSYVAGATSVLALICQRIELTAVPSAIQSALLSLQTLDVQNLLMFTAVLTVLGGLLTVWEAGRSYCPVLMPHRGKHVGAVMLQSLWVVPVVVQTGSSWFVLPVPLVYSDFAVARTQEQRARFTGSMTAVFGATLALVSMMPITFNADIWLWIGALWALLGQEGVTRLSRRQEVSGTPVFKMCEDGIRVLAVKTGSPAEDMGIRPGEVITRANGQAVYNTTDLYAALQLSPAFCKLEVVDGDNERRIVQRSLYADEPHQLGLVPVEESPRAVAPSLHRYGWWTLFTDRTSYRGSEVKKGLEG